One genomic window of Oryctolagus cuniculus chromosome 11, mOryCun1.1, whole genome shotgun sequence includes the following:
- the LOC138843004 gene encoding keratin, type II cuticular Hb5, with protein sequence MSCRSYRISSGCGVTRNFSSCSAVAPKTGNRCCISAAPYRGVSCYRGLTGFSSRSLGNLGSGGPRMAVGGFRAGSCGRSFGYRSGGVCGPSAPCITTVSVNESLLTPLNLEIDPNAQCVKHEEKEQIKCLNSKFAAFIDKVRFLEQQNKLLETKWQFYQNQRCCESNLEPLFSGYIETLRREAECVEADSGRLASELNHVQEVLEGYKKKYEEEVALRATAENEFVVLKKDVDCAYLRKSDLEANVEALVEESSFLKRLYEEEIRVLQAHISDTSVIVKMDNSRDLNMDCVVAEIKAQYDDVASRSRAEAESWYRSKCEEMKATVIRHGETLRRTKEEINELNRVIQRLTAEVENAKCQRAKLEAAVAEAEQQGEAALSDARCKLAELEAALQKAKQDMACLLKEYQEVMNSKLGLDIEIATYRRLLEGEEHRLCEGVGSVNVCVSSSRGGVSCGGLTYSTTPGRQIASGPSATGGSITVMAPDSCGPCQPRSTSFSCGSSRSVRFA encoded by the exons ATGTCGTGCCGCTCCTACAGGATCAGCTCAGGATGCGGGGTCACCAGGAACTTCAGCTCCTGCTCCGCCGTGGCCCCCAAAACCGGCAACCGCTGTTGCATCAGCGCCGCCCCCTACCGGGGGGTGTCCTGCTACCGAGGGCTCACCGGCTTCAGCAGCCGCAGCCTGGGTAACCTGGGCTCCGGCGGGCCCCGCATGGCCGTCGGGGGCTTCCGTGCCGGCTCCTGCGGGCGCAGCTTCGGCTACCGCTCGGGCGGCGTGTGCGGGCCCAGCGCCCCCTGCATCACCACCGTGTCGGTCAACGAGAGCCTCCTGACGCCCCTCAACCTGGAGATCGACCCCAACGCGCAGTGCGTGAAGCACGAGGAGAAGGAGCAGATCAAGTGTCTCAACAGCAAGTTCGCCGCCTTCATCGACAAG GTGCGCTTCCTGGAGCAGCAGAACAAGTTGCTGGAGACCAAGTGGCAGTTCTACCAGAACCAGCGCTGCTGCGAGAGCAACCTGGAGCCGCTGTTCAGTGGCTACATCGAGACGCTGCGGCGGGAGGCCGAGTGCGTGGAGGCCGACAGCGGGCGGCTGGCCTCCGAGCTCAACCACGTGCAGGAGGTGCTGGAGGGCTACAAGAAGAA GTATGAAGAGGAGGTGGCTCTGAGAGCCACGGCAGAGAATGAGTTTGTGGTTCTAAAGAAG GATGTGGACTGTGCCTACCTGCGGAAGTCGGACCTGGAGGCCAACGTGGAAGCCCTGGTGGAGGAGTCGAGTTTCCTGAAGCGCCTCTATGAGGAG GAGATCCGCGTGCTCCAAGCCCACATCTCCGACACCTCAGTCATTGTCAAGATGGAcaacagccgggacctgaacatGGACTGCGTTGTGGCTGAGATCAAGGCCCAGTATGACGATGTTGCCAGCCGCAGCCGGGCTGAGGCCGAGTCCTGGTACCGCAGCAAG TGCGAGGAGATGAAGGCCACGGTGATCCGGCACGGGGAGACCCTGCGCCGCACCAAGGAGGAGATCAACGAGCTGAACCGTGTGATCCAGAGGCTGACGGCCGAGGTGGAGAACGCCAAGTGCCAG CGCGCCAAGCTGGAGGCGGCCGTGGccgaagcggagcagcagggcgAGGCAGCCCTGAGCGACGCCCGCTGCAAGCTGGCTGAGCTGGAGGCCGCCCTGCAGAAGGCCAAGCAGGACATGGCATGCCTGCTCAAGGAGTACCAGGAGGTGATGAACTCCAAGCTGGGCCTGGATATCGAGATCGCCACCTACCGCCGCCTGCTGGAGGGCGAGGAACACAG GCTGTGCGAGGGCGTGGGCTCCGTGAATGTGT GTGTCAGCAGCTCCCGCGGCGGTGTCAGCTGCGGGGGCCTCACCTACAGCACCACCCCGGGGCGCCAGATTGCCTCCGGCCCCTCAGCCACGGGCGGCAGCATCACGGTGATGGCACCGGACTCCTGcggcccctgccagccccgcTCCACCAGCTTCAGCTGCGGGAGCAGCCGGTCCGTGCGCTTCGCCTAG